One Ricinus communis isolate WT05 ecotype wild-type chromosome 2, ASM1957865v1, whole genome shotgun sequence DNA segment encodes these proteins:
- the LOC8281676 gene encoding phospho-2-dehydro-3-deoxyheptonate aldolase 1, chloroplastic, producing MSFTSTSILPTNSFISSIKPHQPSPPPSSRSILHISAVHSAEPSKNPIGKQQQQQPLKTSAAATATTAAAPSSNVVSGKWSIDSWKSKKALQLPEYPNKEELESVLKTLDAFPPIVFAGEARSLEEKLAEAAMGNAFLLQGGDCAESFKEFNANNIRDTFRILLQMGAVLMFGGQMPVVKVGRMAGQFAKPRSDPFEEKNGVKLPSYRGDNVNGDAFDEKSRIPDPQRMIRAYCQSAATLNLLRAFATGGYAAMQRVTQWNLDFTEHSEQGDRYRELAHRVDEALGFMSAAGLTVDHPIMTTTEFWTSHECLLLPYEQSLTRLDSTSGLYYDCSAHFLWAGERTRQLDGAHVEFLRGVANPLGIKVSDKMDPNELVKLIEILNPQNKPGRITIITRMGAENMRVKLPHLIRAVRRAGQIVTWVSDPMHGNTIKAPCGLKTRPFDAIRAEVRAFFDVHEQEGSHPGGVHLEMTGQNVTECIGGSRTVTFDDLSSRYHTHCDPRLNASQSLELAFIIAERLRKRRIKSQPPIAPLSL from the exons atgtCTTTCACGAGCACCTCCATTCTTCCTACCAATTCCTTTATTTCTTCTATCAAACCTCACCAACCTTCACCGCCGCCATCTTCCAGATCCATCCTCCATATCTCCGCCGTGCACTCCGCTGAGCCCTCTAAAAACCCAATCGGAAagcaacagcagcagcaaccTCTAAAAACATCTGCTGCTGCTACTGCTACAACAGCAGCAGCACCGAGTTCCAATGTGGTTTCTGGGAAATGGAGTATTGATAGTTGGAAATCGAAGAAAGCTTTACAACTCCCCGAATATCCGAATAAAGAAGAGCTTGAATCAGTTCTCAAAACGCTTGATGCATTCCCTCCGATTGTTTTCGCTGGTGAGGCTAGAAGCTTAGAGGAAAAGCTCGCTGAAGCCGCAATGGGCAATGCTTTTTTATTACAAGGTGGAGATTGTGCCGAGAGTTTTAAAGAGTttaatgctaataatattcGTGACACTTTTAGAATCCTTCTCCAAATGGGTGCCGTTTTGATGTTCGGCGGCCAAATGCCTGTTGTAAAG GTGGGAAGGATGGCGGGTCAGTTTGCGAAGCCAAGATCAGATCCATTTGAAGAAAAGAATGGAGTGAAGTTACCTAGCTATAGAGGGGACAATGTAAATGGGGATGCTTTTGATGAGAAGTCGAGAATTCCTGACCCACAAAGAATGATTAGAGCTTACTGTCAATCTGCTGCTACTTTGAATCTTCTTAGAGCTTTCGCTACTGGTGGTTATGCTGCTATGCAGAGAGTTACTCAGTGGAATCTTGATTTCACCGAGCATAGTGAGCAAGGAGACAG GTACCGGGAACTTGCTCATCGGGTTGATGAGGCTCTTGGTTTCATGTCTGCTGCTGGTCTTACTGTTGACCATCCAATTATGACGACAACTGAATTTTGGACATCCCATGAGTGCTTGCTTTTGCCATATGAGCAATCACTTACCAGGCTGGATTCAACTTCTGGCCTTTACTATGATTGTTCTGCTCATTTTCTTTGGGCTGGAGAACGTACTAGGCAACTAGATGGTGCTCACGTTGAGTTTTTGAGAGGAGTTGCAAATCCCCTTGGCATTAAG GTGAGTGATAAGATGGATCCAAATGAACTCGTTAAGCTCATTGAGATTCTGAATCCCCAGAACAAACCAGGGAGAATAACAATCATCACAAGAATGGGAGCTGAGAACATGCGAGTGAAACTTCCCCATCTAATCAGGGCAGTCCGCAGGGCTGGTCAAATTGTCACATGGGTCAGTGATCCTATGCATGGAAACACCATTAAGGCTCCTTGTGGTCTGAAAACTCGCCCATTCGACGCCATCAGG GCGGAGGTGAGGGCATTCTTTGATGTGCATGAACAAGAAGGAAGCCACCCGGGAGGAGTTCATCTGGAGATGACTGGGCAGAATGTGACAGAGTGTATCGGTGGATCACGTACGGTGACATTCGATGACTTGAGTTCACGCTACCACACTCACTGCGACCCTAGGCTCAATGCCTCACAATCTCTAGAGCTCGCCTTCATTATTGCAGAGCGCCTTAGAAAGAGGAGGATCAAGTCGCAGCCTCCTATTGCCCCCTTAAGCCTGTAG